The stretch of DNA TCGAGGAGATGTTCTGGACGAGTATGCCCAGTTCTTAACTCTCTTACCAACAACTTCAGCTTTAGAACTTCTTGATTTGTTTCCACCGAGTCTTCGAAGCAATGGCCTAAGAAAATCCAAGTACTTTTGAAAGATGTGCTTTGACATTCTTCGACATGACCTTCTAAGGGAAGAGCAGTAAGGATTATTTTCAGCTGCAGGAACAAGGAGTTTTGGTGCATGCAGGGAATAGGCCGATGGCAGAGCAGAAGTGGAATGATCTGAGCTGGCCTCGCAATATGCATCCATCTTCAAGGTGTCCACAAAAAGAGGCATAAGATAGCCATCGGAGAAGAGCTCATCTGCATGAACAAGAGCGAGAGGAGACTGCGAAATAGGGAAGTCAAACTTGAAATCTTGAGAGTTTCTGAAGAATCTCTTGGAGGCTGTCATTGTTGGGTCCATCTCGATGAAAGAAGCTTCATCGGAGGCGTCCAGTGAAGATCTGAAGGAGTTATCTAGGCTTAAATCTAGAGATGGTTTCAGGTTCACCAACCAACTGTACGAAAAGCTTTCAATTGAAAGAGGATGTGAAGCTTCCATGAATGTCGTCGGCCTATTAAGGTATGTAAGGAATACGAGGAaggaagaacaagaacaagaacaaataTAAACACTACAAGCAAGGGAAAAATGAACAAGCTGGTTTATAGCAAGCAAAGGCCCCTCCTACCgtttatatatcatgtattatGTAACATATCTTTGATATGAATAATTTCATCTCCTATTTCTCCACGAAATTGATTGTGTGGTTGTCTAATGTCTTGCTTAGAGACAAGGggttttaataattgaaaaagagaaaagagaaaagaaacagaaatgTGAGCCCCCCGTCAATGTACTGTTGCATCAATAGTTAACcccactgtttttttttttttttttttttcctttcaatttatcgttgtttttttccttgtaaCTTCACTatgaagatgagatgagaaacaGAATCAGCTCCATGCATGACccttagaaattaaaataagaagaGATTGATCAAGTGTCGTgcttttaaattcttataaacCTATATATAATTCATAGGAGTAAAGTAATTAGAAGGAAATCAGTGTTCATTGGAAGCAGGTTCATGATGCTTGTTGCATTAATTTTCCTAACTGctctaaaatagaaaataaacaGAGCACAAtcagttttattaatttaattttttttcctctagtAATCCTAATATTATATTCATTCTCGACCATTGGATGAGGCTATCTTAGCTTGCTCTCTTTTGTCCTCATCttttcatgttatttttgtGCCAAACTTTGGAGTGGGTATGACCATTTTGAAAGGACGATTTCACCAATATGATGATGCTTACATCCTAGCGACTTCAGGACAAGGCTCAACCTCaatgatatgatattaatttGATTGTATTAAGTTGGTAAGTTGCCGATGAATGccctggttttttttttaatcaaacttGCAttgaagtaaaaaagaaaatgttaagaGGAGAGGCCTAGGGACCCTGACAAAAATCCCTTCACAAAAAACACAGTGCATACAAtagtaaacaaaataaaaacggTCGATGAGACTAATAAATTGGACCCAAACTTAGGGGACTCTTGCAATagctattttaaaatccaaCTGGTGGATTTGTTAAATGTGATTGTGATCCGCATTCGTGAAAGCAGTATTGCAACCATTTGATCCGGAGTCATTGACGAAGGTCTTCATATCCTTTTTTCCTAGATTCTCAGTTAGGAAAAATAGTAACATAGTCAGATAGCTAGAATCGAATAGTCCGAATCGCTGCTGATCTTTTAGAGGGATTCGCGGCGGAGCTGGCATATGTGCTACATGCGTCGATGTGGATGGAGCTAGGGGATTGGAGTCTGAATGATGCACAGGTGGGGAGTCCAGATATAACTAGACCTACTTAATAATTAGACCTTTgtaacaaatttttttcttaggAACAAAATATAggaatttttctatattatattcGAAATTAAATTCATTTGCTTTAGAATAAAACATATCACGAACTAAGGTAATGAATAAGAGACTACTCTACATGTATagtaaactaaaaaaaaaaagaacagattCTGATCCCGAGAGATCAAATGTTGGTTGTGTTCGGTTCGAACATCCTCAAGCTTATAAATGTTAGAGAGAGTTATCATGTCCTTAATTTTATACACAATTGAATTAAGTATTATAGTGTATTTAAAAAAGgttaataaaaatagagaaataatattgcAGACACTGGTCCCGGAGTTGTCGGAGAAAGAAATGAACACAGAACAAGGCTTTTGTGACAAAATCCAGAGATAGAGAGTGACTTGGAGTGAACTGGTCCCCTCTGATCATGTGCCCCTTCCCCTTCAACACAATATATAACCCATTCTAAAATATCATGAAGGAAGGGAAAAGGGCCATTTTAAAATTTGCCCATGTAATACTGCACAAATTCTCCGTCCAGTTTCTCTACCGGCGGCGGCGATACAGCATTTTCAAAGATTTCAAGGTTGATGGGGGCCAAGATCTGacttcatcatcattatcataaataatttaaaaattcttttaGCTCTTACTACCGGAAGCGGAAGGAAATGAATATGCAACTCATTcatgaatatataatacaagGAGTATCATGATCTGTCTGTTCTAATGAAAGGTCGCTGAATGCCTGCCAGCATATTCCAAAAGCTAGCATGCATAACAGTTGTTACATGGGATGGTCGACTACGTACAAAGCGAATTAGGAAAGAGGTCAAAACAAGGTTGTTATTAGTGAAAGATTGCTCATGATCATATCACGaagcttaaaattaaaaaaaaatttaaaaaaaatccataaaatctaACGAAAGAGGAGATCACAATAGAAATGGTGCGGTTGaagtgaataaaaattaaagaaataatagttgcagtcgtgagtgcatAAAcatcgtgtaattattttgaaaaaataaaaaataaatatgagatttacatgaaaagaaattaattttttaataataaattctattttttttttaaataactacaTAACGTTTACACACTACACAACTGTACGTAGcattattctaaaaattaatattgtgcCACAGATATAGTATTTAATGGGCCGAAACCAGTGCGTGTGTAATCCAAAATTAAGAAGCAGCCCATCCCTACTAGGCCCGGTACGTATTACAGTGCATACCAAAACTGAATTAGGGTTCAACACATGACAGACGGCAGCACAACGGCAGAAATTGATGCAGTATACGATGGCACATGAGCTTCtgccacaaaaaataaaataacttctGTACTTACTAAGTGGAGGCAAAAGTGGTTAATAACTCTAACTACAAGCTTGTctcaaatcaatattttgaataccgtatcggTCAATatactggaatgaaatatttcggtactaGTACCGTTttgggatagcgtttcgggataacgtttcgagatagtcgatatataaataaattatatatataaaaattatattccaaaatagtagtctatatataaataaattatatataaatacatatatatataaattataaatagtctagtctaaattgagggttaaaaaataagtttgtagtttgaaaaaatgaaaaaaaaaaaacacacaggtcgaaatatcggccggtactggccgaaattgaggccagTACGACCTGTATTTTGACCGGTACaaaacagatatagtacctatACCGGCCGGATGGCCGGTACGAAATTAAAAACACTATCTCAAACTCTTATTATGAAAAATCAACTAAAACTCCCTTCCCACAAAAAGCATTATAGCCTCTCGCCTTCACTTTCCAACCACAATTGACATCTCTTGCTCACTTTGCCATACCACCCCTGACACCTTAAAGCATACCTTCCTCAGCTACCATTTATCTCGTGTTATTTGGTGCAAATCTTCATGGCCACTCAATATAGAAACTTTCTCATTATAGCCCattaaaaaatgaatcaacATCGTCATCTCCCCTAATCCCACTCTAAACCTCTCTCCAAACCAAATCCATCAATTCCAAATCTTTTCCTCCGTAGCTATGGATCAAACTTAGATGTTCCAACACAAAGCCAACCTAGAACAAACCATCCATTCCGCTGTAGATATTTCAAATCTAGCCAATTGCCTTTCCAAAGAACATGACATAGCCTTGCAGCAAAAATCGAAGACCCCCCATCTTGCTAGCTGGACAGCACATCCAATTGGTTTTATAAAGGTAAATTACGATGCCAACTATCTGGAAAAACTTCATCATTATTGTAGGCATGTGCGACAAATCTAGAGGAGAAATCCTTAAGTCATGGGAAAAAAGTATCCAAGCATCTACCCCTCTCTATGGTAAAGCACAAGCAGCTTTGCTTGCTATCAAAGAAACTCTGGCACTCAAAGCTCAATTCATCTACCTAGAAGGCGATTCACAACTAGTCCACAAAGCAATCAATATAGATTGGTCTACCCAAAGCATCATTGAGGATTGTCGTCAACATCTCAGTCTGTAATGCCCCGGTCCCGCTGGGGTCGGAGAGCTACTTCCTTACACTTAAACTCTCATtccaacaatatatttataaactccCAAATTCTCAatgtcatataaaaattattgtttcaaaccaaCTACCTCAATATAATCAAACCTCCAAAATATCAAGTCATCAGATCaggataaaatttcttaataaaaatcacTAATATTCATAGGAACCTTTTGTGCTTAATCCATTATGATTAAATCACCtcaattcaaatattcaaattatctgaaaaatattgtggagataaagggtgagttatcaataattcagtaaatagagaacatatacaagtatataaat from Juglans microcarpa x Juglans regia isolate MS1-56 chromosome 3S, Jm3101_v1.0, whole genome shotgun sequence encodes:
- the LOC121258568 gene encoding probable membrane-associated kinase regulator 6 gives rise to the protein MEASHPLSIESFSYSWLVNLKPSLDLSLDNSFRSSLDASDEASFIEMDPTMTASKRFFRNSQDFKFDFPISQSPLALVHADELFSDGYLMPLFVDTLKMDAYCEASSDHSTSALPSAYSLHAPKLLVPAAENNPYCSSLRRSCRRMSKHIFQKYLDFLRPLLRRLGGNKSRSSKAEVVGKRVKNWAYSSRTSPRISVAYPSDHRRRSCDSESSIYEAVLHCKRSIGK